The Phaenicophaeus curvirostris isolate KB17595 chromosome 15, BPBGC_Pcur_1.0, whole genome shotgun sequence genome window below encodes:
- the LOC138727041 gene encoding T-cell immunoglobulin and mucin domain-containing protein 4-like isoform X2, which translates to MSHFVLLLWITIQTFIAHTASEAVVRGVIGQPVTLPCFYQVARQKDISDMCWGRGSCPNSKCNNKILHTTGNRVTYRKSQRYNLQGYISYGDVSLTIGKVTAGDAGTYCCRVEIPGWFNDIKKNIQLEVVRAPPVIRTTTRKAPDSPTHFRKTTFSPQATSDHQTTAKTTVLLTTTFPTTTPTDHQTTAETAVLLTTTIPEETTPTTFPPVITLVTIAPPTFAVTTKYTFPETTVTTSALPDFSTDFQATDMGTEEDDLFCSGESVPLPGGTKVITEFRSTLLTAEVTENTDISLMVEDLPTEEIPASSNGKAGHGGKGDKFPINVILIASLIVVFILFILMLSLFWKRKHTKKLIIKSLRSEEDPEKVFSGAEGENTIFNL; encoded by the exons ATGTCCCATTTTGTGCTCCTTCTCTGGATTACGATACAGACCTTTATAG CCCACACTGCATCTGAAGCCGTTGTTAGAGGAGTAATAGGACAACCtgttacattgccttgcttctaCCAGGTGGCTCGACAAAAGGACATCTCCGATATGTGCTGGGGCAGAGGCTCCTGCCCAAATTCGAAGTGCAATAACAAAATTTTGCACACCACTGGGAACAGGGTGACGTACAGAAAATCTCAGAGATACAATCTCCAGGGCTATATTTCCTATGGAGACGTGTCTCTCACCATTGGGAAAGTGACAGCAGGAGATGCGGGTACATACTGCTGCCGCGTAGAGATCCCAGGCTGGTTCAATGACATCAAAAAGAACATACAGCTGGAGGTGGTCAGAG ccCCTCCAGTGATAAGAACTACCACGAGAAAGGCTCCAGATTCCCCAAcacatttcaggaaaacaacTTTTTCTCCCCAAGCAACCTCTGATCATCAAACAACAGCTAAGACTACTGTCCTCCTAACAACTACCTTCCCAACAACTACACCCACTGACCATCaaacaacagcagaaactgCTGTCCTCCTGACAACCACCATCCCTGAAGAAACAACACCCACTACGTTTCCACCAGTAATTACGCTGGTGACTATTGCTCCTCCAACATTTGCTGTGACGACAAAATACACTTTTCCTGAAACTACGGTGACTACCAGTGCTCTCCCAGACTTTTCAACTGATTTCCAAGCAACTGACATGGGGACTGAAGAAGATGATCTGTTCTGCTCAGGAGAGTCTGTCCCTCTTCCTGGAGGCACAAAGG TGATTACCGAATTCCGAAGTACGCTTCTGACTGCGGAGGTAACTGAAAATACTGACATTTCCCTCATGGTGGAAGATCTGCCAACTGAAG agattCCAGCAAGTTCAAATGGCAAGGCTGGACATGGTGGTAAAGGAGATAAG TTTCCCATCAATGTCATTCTAATTGCAAGTCTCATAGTGGTGTTCATTCTTTTCATATTGATGCTCTCATTGTTTTGGAAAC GTAAACACACAAAGAAGCTTATAATAAAAAG CTTAAGATCAGAGGAAGACCCTGAAAAAGTTTTCAGTGGCGCTGAAGGagaaaataccatttttaaCCTGTGA
- the LOC138727041 gene encoding T-cell immunoglobulin and mucin domain-containing protein 4-like isoform X1, which produces MSHFVLLLWITIQTFIAHTASEAVVRGVIGQPVTLPCFYQVARQKDISDMCWGRGSCPNSKCNNKILHTTGNRVTYRKSQRYNLQGYISYGDVSLTIGKVTAGDAGTYCCRVEIPGWFNDIKKNIQLEVVRAPPVIRTTTRKAPDSPTHFRKTTFSPQATSDHQTTAKTTVLLTTTFPTTTPTDHQTTAETAVLLTTTIPEETTPTTFPPVITLVTIAPPTFAVTTKYTFPETTVTTSALPDFSTDFQATDMGTEEDDLFCSGESVPLPGGTKVITEFRSTLLTAEVTENTDISLMVEDLPTEEIPASSNGKAGHGGKGDKFPINVILIASLIVVFILFILMLSLFWKRLCHHEETREHELVGMQQEEACSKNLYTQLLQVNTQRSL; this is translated from the exons ATGTCCCATTTTGTGCTCCTTCTCTGGATTACGATACAGACCTTTATAG CCCACACTGCATCTGAAGCCGTTGTTAGAGGAGTAATAGGACAACCtgttacattgccttgcttctaCCAGGTGGCTCGACAAAAGGACATCTCCGATATGTGCTGGGGCAGAGGCTCCTGCCCAAATTCGAAGTGCAATAACAAAATTTTGCACACCACTGGGAACAGGGTGACGTACAGAAAATCTCAGAGATACAATCTCCAGGGCTATATTTCCTATGGAGACGTGTCTCTCACCATTGGGAAAGTGACAGCAGGAGATGCGGGTACATACTGCTGCCGCGTAGAGATCCCAGGCTGGTTCAATGACATCAAAAAGAACATACAGCTGGAGGTGGTCAGAG ccCCTCCAGTGATAAGAACTACCACGAGAAAGGCTCCAGATTCCCCAAcacatttcaggaaaacaacTTTTTCTCCCCAAGCAACCTCTGATCATCAAACAACAGCTAAGACTACTGTCCTCCTAACAACTACCTTCCCAACAACTACACCCACTGACCATCaaacaacagcagaaactgCTGTCCTCCTGACAACCACCATCCCTGAAGAAACAACACCCACTACGTTTCCACCAGTAATTACGCTGGTGACTATTGCTCCTCCAACATTTGCTGTGACGACAAAATACACTTTTCCTGAAACTACGGTGACTACCAGTGCTCTCCCAGACTTTTCAACTGATTTCCAAGCAACTGACATGGGGACTGAAGAAGATGATCTGTTCTGCTCAGGAGAGTCTGTCCCTCTTCCTGGAGGCACAAAGG TGATTACCGAATTCCGAAGTACGCTTCTGACTGCGGAGGTAACTGAAAATACTGACATTTCCCTCATGGTGGAAGATCTGCCAACTGAAG agattCCAGCAAGTTCAAATGGCAAGGCTGGACATGGTGGTAAAGGAGATAAG TTTCCCATCAATGTCATTCTAATTGCAAGTCTCATAGTGGTGTTCATTCTTTTCATATTGATGCTCTCATTGTTTTGGAAAC GACTGTGTCACCATGAGGAGACCAGGGAGCATGAGCTGGTGGGGATGCAGCAGGAGGAAGCCTGTTCAAAGAACCTGTACACTCAGTTGTTGCAG GTAAACACACAAAGAAGCTTATAA